The following are encoded together in the Glycine max cultivar Williams 82 chromosome 8, Glycine_max_v4.0, whole genome shotgun sequence genome:
- the LOC100812808 gene encoding uncharacterized protein, producing MAEGRGSTLVHLLVVVLCLVAFGFAIAAERRRSVGTMHKIEGTNETFCSYSSDVATGYGVGAFLFLLSGESLLMGVTKCMCFGRPLTPGVNRAWSIIYFLSSWVTFLVAEACLIAGATKNAYHTKYRGMIYAHNFSCEALRKGVFIAGAVFVVATMILNVYYYMYFTKAMTTPVSHKANRVSSTVGMAGYA from the exons ATGGCAGAGGGAAGAGGGTCCACTCTCGTGCACCTCTTGGTCGTGGTTCTGTGCTTGGTCGCTTTCGGGTTCGCCATTGCCGCCGAGAGAAGAAGAAGCGTC GGAACCatgcacaaaattgaaggaacaaATGAAACATTCTGCAGCTATAGTTCAGATGTTGCCACTGGTTATGGAGTGGGCGCTTTCCTGTTTCTTCTTTCTGGTGAATCACTGCTAATGGGAGTGACAAAGTGCATGTGCTTTGGGAGGCCCTTAACACCTGGGGTAAATCGAGCGTGGTccattatatattttctttcttcttg GGTCACTTTTCTGGTAGCAGAAGCTTGCTTGATAGCAGGTGCAACCAAGAATGCCTACCACACCAAATACCGTGGAATGATTTATGCTCATAACTTCTCATGTGAAGCCTTGCGGAAAGGTGTCTTCATTGCCGGAGCGGTTTTCGTTGTTGCAACCATGATTCTTAACGTATACTATTACATGTACTTCACGAAGGCAATGACAACACCAGTTTCTCATAAGGCAAATCGGGTGAGCTCCACTGTTGGAATGGCTGGATATGCATGA